ttgactaattgcattaaaaaaattttaaaaatcaaaaacttttgcattgcaaaacaaatatttgcataatataatatgcaaatataatatgcataatataatatacatatgcaaatatttgttttgcaatgcaaaagtttttgatttttaaaatttttttatatggaattagtcaattattattaataaaaatataaaatatttgtatatatatacattgtatacatatatatatatatatatatatatatatatatatatatatatatatatatatatgtatatatatatatatatatatatatatatatatatatatatatatatatatatatataatattgtattctGTATTCAGTTCTAAAGGGTtgaagtgcagggaaaaaaactagacgaataaaggtttttagagcatgcagggacagatacagtaaaagatgagactttgctgaatgacaagtcaagcgagaatgggttttagttgatggaactagagacgatagctcctttgagcatcAACCATGATagcatttgtagaaaagagaaagagatgcaactttatgacaaTGGGAAAGGgactcaagcttagcagatagagtgggtccaactacgtttacaatgcACTTTTAGACCTTGTCCAGCCCAAATATGagaacagtattccatacagggacgagtaaaagatttgtagaggtagaaaatggaatcagaagtaagaaaagaatggaatcagaagtaagaaaatggcaaaTACAATAAAGAGaaacaaccttagcagatgctgaTTTAGCAatagattgtatatatggtttctatgaaaggtcagtagtaaacaattatcaagaaaacaataaattttgaaaacaacaaaatagtttttagcagtctaattattttaataaataaataaaataataaataaacaaatcccTCACAGCAAatgagataaaatattttaaactttaaatggaaGTCTTGAAGTTTCTATATAATtcctaaaattaataaatgaaagtatcgacatattaaaactttacaaCTCTTTGTTTATTGAAATGAAACCACCAAATAATCTTAAAGGCTTAAtcttaaaaatcaattattgcCAGAATAGACACACCATTATCTCATTTATgacagtttataaatatatttttgtctcTAATCATAaggaaacaaaaaacatttgttaaagaTGACTAggattttttcagaaaaattgagttaaaaaaaagagagttTGAATCAGAAAGTTGTATAATGATATGTGGCATTGTTAACTTCATATATCCCACATAATTTTAGGATAGAAgccttaaaactttaaattaagaatcaatagataaataatttacacCTGAATTCATTTATTCagcatcttttattttaaataataataatttcatttttaattaacaattgtTTTACCAAACAATTAGTAAAACCTTGGGTACAGATTTTGCACTAGATTATGAAAATCTTACTATTGAGCTTTTAGAAAAGACTaagcttttttcaaaaatctaaacTCTGTGTTTTTCTAACCATGAAGTACATGGTATagacaaatattattttagatttaataatgATGGTTTTATAATCTAGTCAAAAAAATCATGACATTAGAAATATTCAAATTTCTTTATATGAATTAAATGACTCAATTAGTTTTACAATCAAATTTGGTACagaatttatgaaaaatgataACACAATCAGCTTTTTTTACGGATGATTCTTTAAAAACTGATGATTTGTTGAAAGAGCTCTgtgctaataaatttaaaacataaaaacttttattagtatacttttttgaaatttactttttttttttttaaaattttgagataTGAAAATGTATGGcatgtttcttttttgtttgtttactgGTTTGACTGGTTTGacgactttttaaatttattaagttaaaaaacagttaaaaaacatatctcaaatttatatatttataaaaacaagcgCACACAcatatatctaaataaataccagctttttttaattcattagaTAATTGATTTTGTGAAGTAGAAGTACCAATTGATCTTTCACTTGACAtgttatattttctttagaaattaatcTGTTTGCAGTTAATAaccatatacatgtatacaagtatgtatatatatatatatatacatatatatatataaatatatatatatacacatatctatacatatatatataaatatgtatatatatgcatatatatatatatatatatatatatatatatacatatatatatatatatatatatatatatatatatatatatatatatatatatatatatatatatatatatatatatatatatatatttaaaactttttttaaaattcacttaaaaacattttatcatttttaattcaaGACATGTTTCAAGTATATATAGTCatcatcagttaaaatatatttgttaaaaatggtataaaataatgcatataattgtaaaaataaacataataaagccataaaattgataacattcctatatatacaaaaagaatttttaaaaatcattttaacaaatgtcaaatataacaaaagaactggtaaattattttaaatggtaAGAGTCATTTTAATATGATTTACTTGTTTAGTCATGTTAAAACGACTCTtaccatttaaaataatttactaattaCCACCAAAATACCTATTGGTGTTCAGAAGTAGtgactaataatattaattttcttgATGTATTGACAAGGTATTTTTGAATCTAAGCGCCAGTTACCATAATCTAAACACAAGCTAATTTGATACCagtatttaaacataaaagtttaaaatttgcacCCTGCCTGGAAAATGGCTATTGAACATGAAACAACTGTGGCTTGtgaatgtatataattttatacttgtcaatttttatcaaaaactatttaaaaacattgcttaaaatctttgttattcattttaaactaatcataagaataatttttaaaaaatttaaaattaattctgatacatgataaaaaataaagtaaaacaatGTCTGATAAAGTTGatcaaagaaagtaaaaaattaagcGATCCCATATGGTTGGTGCCCATAGTCAGTTACCTAGATTCCCCTTATGGCATATGTGCCTATGATTACATCATATGAATATTTTCACATGAGTAATTTTGctgatttatttcaaaatcaaaaactaactaattttaaagtctccacaaaatattaagttacctaaaaaaatttttttttttagtaaaaaagtctaaaattaaCAATCCTTTAAGATGGTGCATTTCATGTTGAACCATGCGAGCTAACCAACCATCAAAATTCATCAAAACATTATCACCTTTCTCATTAACAAATTCAAGTTGCACTTCTCGGTATCGCTGAACAACTCCAACTGTTCCTAAAATACTTAGACATCCTTCTTCAAAACATGTAGTttcataattaattatttttaacttaggatttataaaaatatgcaaaggAAATGTTCTCATTTGCCTTTTTTCAACTTCATTTTTGCCATATTGTTTTGTAGCCATTTCAAGGTCATGATCGGTAAATTCAATAGCTATAACTTGTAAATCTACACCAACTTGAGGTGCAGCAATACCTTGACCTTTATTGCTACGCATTATCAGAATCATTTTAGTGATAAGATCTTTGAAATCTTGAGTATTTATGTAGTCAAGAGGCACTTCACGAGCAACCTTTCTTAATACGGGGTCCCCATTCTGccgaagttttattttttctcttgtAAGTAAGATGTctatttcactttttaatttatagaataATGAAGACAtgatataactaaaaaatatatttacaaaactccaaaaaacaaatatatggatttcatactttgaaaaaatattatactaaatATCTTTAATGCTTTACTATTTATTGACTAttgattaattattattattgattaattatcataattattataatttattgctataattgttattaaaaaaataaaaatcaatttagagaaaattaaaagttaatttttatcattttgttgttgttgttgttagtgCATAATTATACTTAATCCATTTAATATGAATAtactttatgtaaatgtaatttatagtGTTCGTAAAAACATGCATTGAAGAAGATTTAACAATCTATAAAACATAATATGTAAAGCTAGactacaaaatatataattttttaaatataaattagagTTAAACTggattgaaaaataaaaatttcatttagtaAATCTCGTAAAATTTGAAGCAGTTAATTCTTCTGATACTTCCCACAATTTTGAACTTCTTTTTTCACATCTGGCATGTGGTAAAAGTTCTTCGATTTGACAATCACCAAAATATTGGTTGGTTATACCTTTCAAACTAGGATCAGTTGCcatataaataattgtttgcGCTCCTTGATCAggtgttcttaaaaaaaagaatccaaAGAAATTGTATAGaagttttgttacaaaatttgacAACTTGTAACGAGCTAGCTCAGTCCATACAATACCAGGATGCATAGAATTAGCGGTAATATCCAAgtctaaaaaagaattagtaACAGTTAACtgtgtttcaaataaattacataacaaaatataatatttcatgaATTGTTagacatttattaaataataaaaacttagatAAATGTTATTCTGATTAGTTATTTTAACACTAACacataaaaagaaaagcaaatttgctttttaactttaacaaactaaaaccTAGTATTATTGAGAATCATTTGGTATTGTGcttatttgtaatataaattatttattgttaagacCATTATTATACCATAgtctattaaaataaacaaaaaacaacctTGGTTAgaagattaaaaagaaaattttttatgctaaaCTTCCAATTAATGGttgtcatttttcaaaatagaaaaaaccaTCAATGATTGGtgctttattttttgtagagCATAATGGTACaaagtttacatttttcaactttgccaagatatatttttgtgaaagatgaaaatttgaaactttaagaaaaccaaataaaacttgaacagataaagttatcaaaattaaaaaagaagtttttaaaataatttcaaacaaaGTATTAAGAGAAGTTCATAAAACTATCtagctaataaaattttatactacaTGTACGATATACATCTTATATAAGTACATAAGTTTAATGACAATCCATTTTCCATGATAACTTCTTCCcgattttttcaaaactaaaccCCGATGGTTCCCTGATGGTTTTCCTGATGGTTCTctgattttttttgcagatatcTGAATACTCtgactttttttctgttttcctttttttgtttaattaagaaaataacaataaaaacaaattatatgcattataataaattttttatatacttaaagtAAACATACCACTGGTTTTTGTTTCaagttttcgtttttttaagttaaacatgATTTCCTCAAAtcaacttttgtttttgttttccaaaTGCTAAACTTATTCTATTTaatttgttccttttttttagcttcataaattaattttaaaacaattaacaaaatattattagctTCTAATTTGCTAAAATTGGGTTcacaaacaaaacttaaaatcttCACGTGTAAATCATCATCATTTTGCATTTATATAGTAGGTTCAATAATAATTCAATTCGATTCATTTGTTTATAGTGAAGAAAATAATGAATTCTTGTTCTATTGGGATTGAACAAaagttagataaaaatacatactGAGTTCAGTCTGAAATTTTGGAAATGTTAAATGAGGAAAAATACTTGCTGACCTTAAGaactggaataaaaaataataatctgcATACAAATTGTACTCATCATACTCTGTACTCTACAATTTGTTAAATACTATCCAACATTTCATAAGTCATGCTGTGACTCTCTCTCGATTGATTCAAAGATTATTAAAGGAAATCTGACAACTGTCACTTTGGAGCATAATCAACTGAACTCTGCTTTGATTCCTgggaaaaaatatgttttagttgCGTTAGAAAAATCAAGAATGTTGAAGCAGTTGAAGAGAGAAAAGATCCAGATTATGTATTACCTGATAACTCTGTTATACAAATTGATAACCTAAATCCTTGTCTTATAAAATTTGGTTTGTCGCTGACTAAAAGATCAGTAAGCATGAGTATGttacaaaaagacaaaaaagtaaaaaaaaagtcaagttgTTAAATGAGTCTTTGAATTCATATGAACAAGAAGAGTCACAAATTACGGCACTTAAAAGCTCCTCTTTAGATTATCTAGTAGAACAGctaaaacaaaagtttcataATGAGAATAGTATTacacagaaaataaaattactcaCCTTAGTTCCCGTCCATTGGACCATTCAGGAAAcggtaaatgaatttaaaacaacaCAATATATGGTAAAGCAAGCAAGAGCTTTGCAGGACACTAAAGGAATCTGTGGTGAGAGATCAACTGACAtaagaaatccaaaaaaattgacttccaaagttataaatcaaaatgtcaacttttatgaaaataatgatTATTGCCAGGTGCAAAGgagtatataagtataaaaacagTTGAAGGTAGAAAGCACATTCAGAAGAGACTTATTTTATGCAATCTTTCAGAAGTATACCAAAATTGGATAGAAGAATCAAAGTCTAATGATATAGTTAAGGTGGGATTAACATAATTCGCTCTTTTAAGGCCAAAACACTGTGTACTTGCTGGAAAATCTGGCACCCATAATGTCTGTGTTCATATCCACCATCAAAATGCAAATCTAATGGTAAAAGCattcaaaaatgaataaaagttaaaagaactGATGACTTGTTTGCtcattagaaaataaagaatgtaTGTTTCACGAGTGTAAAAAGTGTCCTGGAAaagaaagaattgaaaaaagataaataatctGGTTGACAATTcagaaaatgaaataacttattaacaatGGTTGAAAACTGATAGATACTCCTTAGAAACAATAGTTAAAAATCTTGATGagttttttgaagatttaacaaACAACTTATATGAACTCACAAAACATCATTATTTCAGCAAACCTCAGACATGCAAATGTTATTGCATTATATCAGACAATCTGATCCACAATACTGAGGCAGTCTTCACTTATGTTTCAATAATCGTATTTATTCTGAAAGAAGAATACCCACAAATTCAAAAGATTCATTATTTCACTGATGGTGCAGGCAGCCAGTATAAAATAGGTAAGCCAgctcatttcaaaaaattcaaaaaaattctgataaactatttttaatcaaaCCATATTCGGCTACTAGAATGATGCTTGTCAAATTTGCTATAGACTAATTaggatattatttttttatcaaatttattgattttattttatgaatataatttttcttaatatattatAGGTTTAATCCGAAAAACCTTTGTTTTCATGAAAAAGACTACGGGCTGAAAGCAGATCAGCATTTTTTTGGCACTGCGCATGGAAAAAGTGCATGTGATGGAGTAAGTGGTACAGTGAAAAGAGTAATTAATAACCTGTCCCTCCAAAGGCCGATTGGAAATCAAATTTTGACACCAAAGGGCATGCTTTTACTTgctatagaaaattttaaaaacattagatatagcactttgttttttaaatgtttgtggATTTtggttatgattttttttcaaataatggaTGTCTTGTATTCGATATTGTTatgaacttttaattaaaatgaagaaaatagcTTATATTATTCTTAGTTATAAAAAGTCAAtcctataaaaaacaaattttgaactttttgctataaaggttttttattaggaaaattataaagaaaatagtactttaaaaaaaaagcttactaaatacattttaaaaattatgttcttGGATTATAAGAtttatgttaactttttttttagatttctttatatttctgaaaatgaaaCAGCTGTTAACACTCATGAAGTACTTGCTAAACAATTTGagaatgtttcttttaaagGAACCCGCTCATATCATTGTTTCTCACTTCTATCATGTTGTTTAAAAGCTTATGTAACATCAATGagcaaaacatttgaaatttttcacaTGCTGGAAGATACTTGCATTAATACGCTAAAGTCAGCAAATGTTGACATCAATATTGCTGATTGGGTATTAGCACATTATTTTGGTGATTTTTTCCTTGGAAAGGTAATAGATGTTAAAAATGACTATATATCTGTCAGCTGTTTACATAAAGCTggcaattatttcaaatatccAAAAACATCAGATATCCATTGGTATCCAGTCAGTGACATTATTGCCACATTAAATGAGCCTGAGCTCCAAAACACAAGATGGTTTTACTCCtatccaataaaaaaaagattaaataaactatactgtattaattgttttgaattagcaactaattatcaatttaaaagtaaaaacaaaaccttATAATAAAAGTGGTTTCTAACAAGTTTCGACTTTTTCCTTcattaatcattatttttattatagaagctattatacttttttaagatgttactttttaaaagttagaaaaaagttataaggcTTTGAAGTAGTCTGTTTTTATAATTCTTGAATCGAGGGGGGCAATTGAACAGTCTAGAAAACATAGCTTTATAAACACTGTCACTGGGCTGTGTTTATAAAGCTATATTTTCTAAACCGCGGCACTTGAAagtctgaaattttaaatttaacctaTCTACATAATGTAGATAATGACATGTAAAAATCAGGAAAATCAAAGATGGGGCCCCACAGCCCATTGgttgaaatataatgatttgaccCAGTAGGCTGTGCTTATCACCATCCTAAGATGGATATTAATGAACTTATTGTTTCATATCTAGCTattgtatttgaaaaacttgcttttgaaaaaaaaaaaaactatctttATAATGGGTGGTTTTAATAAAGATCTTATAAAAGCAAACTCAGATAATTTAATCTTGGAGTATTAGAACACCAACTTGTTTCAAACAACTTTCTACCTTTTATATCTTTACCAACAAGAATTACCAATCACTCAAGTACTTTAActgataatatattttctaacttaacttctaaagatattttttcggGCAATCTAATTATTAGAATATTGGATTATTTGCCacagtttataatttattcatcttttaaaaaaaaaatattaattcttGTAAAAGTAATGTTCTTCTTTAAAActtccaaaaattaaatagtaaagaATTCAGGAATGATTACTTGAAAACAAACAAGgataaagtaattaaagtttCCAACGGTAATACAAATAAATCATATGAAGATTTTTTCACTAGCATTAACTCTCTTCTGACAAACACGCAACGCTAAAAAAACTAAGTGGCTTAAATCAGGGCCTTAAACCATGGATTAATTCAGCAATTTTAACCTCGATAAAAACCAAACAATGTATTTAAGaagtttcttaaaacaaaaaatctttatgaCAAACTAAttcttgaaaaaacttataaaacttatagAAATTTACTTGTaacactgcaaaaaaaaaaacacttttctcACTACTTTACTACCAATACCAATAAATTGAGAGCTCGTCGTCATGAAATCTTGCATctaatctcaaaaattaggctctcgtaacttctggagaatctttaatagtattaataaaaagagCAAATCTTTATTTCCActtctcttgtatggttcagactttgtcacctcacctaaagacaaagctgaattgtttgctaaaaacttttcatcgatatcatctcttgattccactagttgcgctCTACCTGATTTAGCcctcaaacaggttgatccattgcttgacattcgtatcactccagcttatgtatctaaagtgatttcctgcctagactcttctacaacttgtggcccggacaacatacctgtttttgtcttgcagaagtgttctctggagctgtcgtctatactcTCAAAACTATTCAACTAGTGCTTATCagaatcttgttttccagcctgctggaaaacagcatctgttatccctatctTCAAAAATTCttgagagcgatctgattcgtctaactaccgtcccattagtcttcttcctatcataagcaaggtttttgaatctttatttaacaaacactcAATTTctaatcttgaatctaataacttactttctgaccaTCAATATGGaattcgatcttctcgttctaaaactgatttgctaacagtaataactgataggttttattgcgcattagataaaggtggagaggttaaggccattgctcttgacattcaaaaacttttgataaagtttggcatgctggtcttcttcataagctttcttcttatggtgtatctggcaacatctttaagattattgaatcctttctttccaattgtagtataaaagttgtcc
The nucleotide sequence above comes from Hydra vulgaris chromosome 09, alternate assembly HydraT2T_AEP. Encoded proteins:
- the LOC100214378 gene encoding peptide deformylase, mitochondrial, giving the protein MSSLFYKLKSEIDILLTREKIKLRQNGDPVLRKVAREVPLDYINTQDFKDLITKMILIMRSNKGQGIAAPQVGVDLQVIAIEFTDHDLEMATKQYGKNEVEKRQMRTFPLHIFINPKLKIINYETTCFEEGCLSILGTVGVVQRYREVQLEFVNEKGDNVLMNFDGWLARMVQHEMHHLKGLLILDFFTKKKNFFR